One Sulfurimonas sp. HSL-3221 genomic window, AGCAGGAGACGGCGATGACCGCCGCGCTTTCCAAACGCGAACTCGAGGTGCTCTCCCTGATCGCCCGGGGCCTCTCCTACAAGGAGATCGCCGCGGAACTGGGCGTCAGCCCCAAAACCGTCTCCACCTACCGGACCCGCATCCTGGAGAAGCTGAACCTCTCCAGTACGACGGAGCTGCTCCGTTTTGCCTTCGAGCACGACATCGCCGTCTACTGAACGCCGGGCCCGTTTCGGTCCAGCACGGCCCGGATCTGCTTCGGCAGGTAGTATTTGAACTGCTTCGGAAAAATAAAAAAGTCGATGGCGCCTTTTTTCTCCTCCAGCTCCTGCCAGCTGCCGATGTCGAATGTCATCGCCACCATTCCCATCGTCGGGATCTTCGAGACATGCTCATCGGTCAGCATATTCGCAAAACCGGTCAACTGCGGATTGTGACCGATGACAAAGATCGTCTCGGCGTCGTCTTCTTGCAGCATGACCGTTTC contains:
- a CDS encoding SixA phosphatase family protein, whose product is MIHHAKSDWEEPGASDFERGLTDRGYRDINTIGSYLLLRGIVPDIILSSSALRAQESADKLAAKVGFDGPLLYLSELYLTPPETILETVMLQEDDAETIFVIGHNPQLTGFANMLTDEHVSKIPTMGMVAMTFDIGSWQELEEKKGAIDFFIFPKQFKYYLPKQIRAVLDRNGPGVQ